The following are encoded together in the Apium graveolens cultivar Ventura unplaced genomic scaffold, ASM990537v1 ctg9094, whole genome shotgun sequence genome:
- the LOC141705598 gene encoding acetyl-coenzyme A synthetase, chloroplastic/glyoxysomal-like: MEMYKMSIEDPAGFWSEIAAQFYWKCTWDPSVYSGNLDVRKGNVNIKCFEGGITNICYNCLDRNIESENGDKIAIYWEGNEPGADASLTYTQLLQRVCQVDNTLSAKTYSYNDV, translated from the exons ATGGAAATGTACAAGATGTCAATCGAAGACCCAGCTGGGTTTTGGTCTGAAATTGCAGCTCAGTTTTACTGGAAATGTACATGGGATCCCAGTGTCTACTCTGGAAATCTTGATGTTAGGAAGGGCAATGTCAACATTAAG TGTTTTGAGGGTGGGATTACCAACATATGTTACAATTGCTTGGATAGAAACATTGAGTCTGAGAATGGTGACAAAATTGCAATTTATTGGGAAGGGAATGAGCCTGGTGCTGATGCCTCTTTGACATACACCCAGCTTCTTCAAAGGGTTTGCCAGGTTGATAACACACTATCTGCAAAGACATATTCATATAATGATGTGTAG